The following nucleotide sequence is from Solidesulfovibrio carbinolicus.
CGTGGTGTGGGTGTGCAGGTCGATCATGGTCACATCTTGTACTTGGTGTCGTTTGGGTCGTACTTTTCGAGCAATTCCGTCCACTTCTCCGAGTCGTCCGAGGCGAACTCGACCACCGAGGCCTCCTTGGACTCCTTGGCCACCTGGTCGATGACAGCCTCGTTGACCAGGATCGGGGCCTTGGCTCGAAGCGCCAGGGCCACGGCGTCGGACGGGCGGCTGTCGATGCGGCGGATGCCGCCCTCCACTTCCACTTCGACGTTGGCGTAATACGTGCCTTCGGTAAGCTCGGTCAGGTTGACGCACACCACGTGGGCGTCCAGGGCATGGATCATGTTGAGCAAGAGATCGTGGGTCATGGGACGCGGCAGTTCCACGTCATTAAGCGCCAGGGAGATGGCCATGGCTTCCATGGCCCCGATCCAGATGGGCAGGGCGTTTTTTTCGTCCAAGTCCTTGAGGATGAGCACCGGGACTTGGGACTCCTCGTCCAGGGCCAGCCCGAAGACTTTCATTTCAATCATGCTCGGCCTCCGCCTCCCCGACCAGGGAGTGCTTTTTGGCTTGGACGATGCGCACGGCCACGAGCCTTCCCGTGTGGTCCGTCCCTTCGGCCAGGGCCACGTTGACCACCCGTCCGCCGGGATCTCGGCCCCGCCAAGTGACGCCAAGGATTCCTTCGCGCCGGCTTTCCCCTTCGATGAGCACGACTTCCCGCCGACCCAGCCGGGCGGCCAGGGACGCGGCCAGCCGTTCGTCCAAAAGGGCCTGGAGTTCGGCCAGACGGGCCGATTTCTCCTCCGGCAGGATCTTGGGCGCAAGCTTCTCGGAAGCCGTCCCTGGCCTGTCAGAGTACATGAAGGAGAAGCCGCTATCAAATCCTACCTTGCGCACCAATTCGAGGGTGGCCTCGAAGTCGGCCCGGGTTTCACCCGGAAAGCCAACGATGAAGTCCGAGGTCAGGGCGATGTCCGGGCAGGCCCGGCGCAGCTTGTCGACCAGGGTGAGATACGCGGCGGTGTCGTAGCGCCGGCCCATGCGCCGCAGGATATCGTCGCAGCCGGACTGCACCGGCAGATGCAGCGCCGGGCACAGCTGGGGCAGGGCGGCGAAGCGTTCGATGACCTCGTCGCTTAGGTCCTTGGGATGCGAAGTGGTGAAGCGGATGCGCTCGATGCCGGGCACGGCGGCCACGGCGTCGAGGAGCTTGGCAAAGCTCGCGCCGTCGCCGGCATCGTCCAGGCCGTAGCTGTTGACGTTTTGGCCAAGCAGCGTCACCTCGCGCACGCCCCGGGAAGCGAGGCTTTGGCATTCGGCGATGACCGAGGGCAGGGGGCGCGATTTCTGCCGGCCGCGCACAAAGGGCACGATGCAATAGGAACAATAATTGTCGCAGCCCTGCATGATGGAGACAAAGGCCTTGGGCGGCAGCTTGTCGTCGGGCCAGGACTGGTCGCGCTCGGGGTAGGCTTCGGAAAAATCCAGCAGCGAAAGCCGCAGTTGCGGTTCCTCGGCCAACCGGGCCAGGGCGCGGGGGGCGGCGGCGATGCCGTCGGTGCCGAAAACAAGCCGCACCATGGGAAAGCGCCGCCACAGCGTCGTGCCGAGCTGCTGGGCGGTGCAGCCGCCAACGGCGATAAAGGCGTTGGGATTATGCCGGTTGCGGTCGGCGATGCGGCCGATTTCGCTGACGACTTTCTGTTCGGGCTTGTCGCGCACCGAGCAGGTGAAAAGGATGAAACACTCGGCTTCCGCTTCGGGAGCCTGGGTGAAGCCTGCCGCTATGAGGGAACGGGCAAGCCAGTCGCCGTCGCCGACGTTCATCTGGCAGCCCATGGTGGTGATGTGGAATTTCATGGCGCAAGAGCCATAATGCACGCCGGGCCGGCGGTAAAGGGGGCGAGGCGCGGCTTGTCGGGATGCCTGCGTCGGTGGCGTCCGGCTGAGGGAACAAGGCGCGGCGGCATGGCCGGCGCTGCAGCCTAGCTGACAAGGCCAGGCCAGGATTGAGCAGCGGACGAAGGACCGCCGCCTGGCGCGTGACGGATGGCGTCGCCGCCTGGGGAAGTCACAGCTGCGAGCCACGGCGTGAACCTTGCAGCTGGTGTCCTTGTCGTCTATCATTGGGCACAGCGAGTGTCAGGAAATTGGGAGATAATGGCAGTCGCCGGGCGACGGCTAATAGTAGACTGCTTCAGAGTCGTTCTTGTTCGAGGCTTGAGGGCGGTGGACAAGGCCGGCACGGGACGCAGGAAGGCGCTGAAGAGGACAAGGGCTTCAATGCCGAGGACCGCATGGGAACCAATACACGAAAAATTGTCATAGTAGGCGATTCTTTGGGCATGGAGCGGACTGGCGATCTTGGTGACATTCCGCTTGGCGTCACTTAGCCTGTCCTTTTGCAGAAATTGCTTCCGAAAAGTGCCGGCTCTGAAATTGTCATCGGGTCCGCCTGCATACGGGCCAGAACCATGGACACCGTTGCGGACGCCATCGCCGATGCCGCGATTTTTGGCGCGGACACGGTCATCGTTCAGGCAGGCATCGTGGACTGTTTTCCGAGGATTTCGTCTCGGGAAGACAGAGAGCGCTTGAACAGTCTGCGGCCGGAACTGCGCGATGTCATCCGCAAGTTTCTTAGGGAAAACCGTGATGCCGTTCTCGCCGAGGCGGGGAGCGTGGTTTATACAAGTCTGGAGACGTATAGGGACAGCGCTCTTCAGGCTGCCATGTTGGCGCAACGCCTCGGCCTTAACATCATATTCTTGTCGATCGTTGCGCATAGCGACCTGGAATATGCCACTCCAGGCGTCATGAATAATGTCGAGCAGTATAATAATGCCTTGCGCGAAGTGTGCGCGCTGACGGAGTGCGCCGAATATTTTGATTTGACGGAATTTTCTAAAGACAAGGAGTTGCTGCACGACGATTTGTATCACATTAGCCCCCAAGGCAACGCGAGGCTGGCGCTGCTGATGCGAAACCATCTGGTGCGGCCCGCGTCCTGCGCCAGCACGGGAGGGCAGGCCGAAGGAAAGAAACTGCAGGCGTTCGTCAAGGCTCGGGCCGAGGTTTTGCACGTGCTCGGCGGCGTGCTGGCCAAGGCGGGGCACACCGCCCGCGCAGACGCCGCAGAAAAGGCCGCAGCCCAGACAATAATCCACTTTCCGAGCCGTAGGACAGGAAATATCCCGACCAGCGCCTTTATCGAGATTACTAATCATTGTAATCTAAATTGCACAATGTGCAACACGCAAATGTCGAAGCGAATGAAGGGATTCATGTCGCCTGAGGTATTTGATAAAGTTATTGCGAGGCTGCAGTCTGTTGGGATATATCGGGCGGCACTTCATACTGTTGGTGAAACTTTGCTGCATCCGAATCTTGGTGATCTACTTGGTATTGCCAGGAAACGAAATTTCAGCGTCTTCTTTAGCACTAATGGGCAGCTTACGGGGAAGCTGGAAAAGATTTTGCCGTATTACTCTGGGTTGTTTAACAGTATTCGATTTTCCATCGATGCGGCGACGCCGGAAACCTATGCGCTCATCCGAAAAGGTGGAAAAATTGAACGGGTGTGGAAGTCCTTTCAGCTCATCAGGGATTTCAATGTCGCCCATGGGACGAACTTTGGCATTGTTACGAATTATATTCTTTCGGATACGAATATTGGTGAGATCGACAGCTTTATTGATCACGTGAGCGAGTTTGCCCCTGTCGACAGCATGAAGTTCAATCTCCCGAATTCCTTGAGCCCCGATCCGTCGTTTCTCAAGGAAATCTTCTCCTTCCACAGTTTGATATACCCAACCGGCTATGGGTGCATGCTGCCGTTCAACACGGTCGCCATCACCTTTGACGGCAAGGTTTCGCTGTGCTGTCGGGACTATGACGCGGATTTGACGATTGGCTCTTTTCTCAAGGACAACCCGTTGGGGATTTGGCGAGGCAAACAGGCGGAAGCCATTCGCCAAGGGGTTCTTGGCGTTGGGGAATGCCCGGGACTCTGCGCCAAGTGCCACAATGTTTCTGGCTCCGAGATATCCTCCATGTTCATCCATAACGCCCGCGCGCTGGGGCTTCGGGATCTTGGTGCACGGTTGTGGAGCGTGCTTGCGGCCATGGCGCATGATCCATACGACCTCGGCGGCGTACGTAAGGCCTGCTTAAACGCCCTGTCCTGATCTTACCGGTCGGCGATTGGCCTGCGGACTTTGTCCGGTAACGGAAGAGCTTTGTCGGCCATGCCGCCGTATCAGGTAATTTCCTTGCGGTGCTGGGATCGTTTCGGTGATACGGTAGGGGAAAGCCCTTGGGCGTAAGCGTTTAGCATGCATCCGGGGGCTGGGCCTTTCCCTTGGTCGCGACGAAGCCTTGGCTTCCCCGGCCATGTGGCGATTGCGGCAGAGTTTGCGCGTACAAGCGTGCTCTAGCGATTCCAGGACCTACGGCAAACCGCGAGGCGAAACATGGACCACCGCATCGAATCCGACAGCATGGGCGACATCGCCGTCCCGGCCGACAAACTCTGGGGCGCCCAGACCCAGCGCGCCATCGAATATTTCACCATCGGCGAGGAGCGGATGCCCCGGGAACTCATCCGGGCCTACGGCATCCTCAAAAAGGCCGCCGCCACGGTCAACCGCGACCAGGGGCGGCTGCCGGCCGAACTGGCCGACATGATCGTGACCGCATGCGACGAAATCGTCGCCCATGCCCACGACGCCATGTTTCCGCTGCGCGTGTGGGTCTCGGGCAGCGGCACCCAGTTCAACATGAACGTCAACGAGGTCGTGTCCAACCGCTGCTGCCAGCTGGCCGGCACGCCGCTGGGGTCCAAACAGCCCGTGCACCCCAACGACCACGTGAACATGGCCCAGTCCACCAACGACAATTTTCCCTCGGCCATGTATATGGCCGCCGCCATGGGCACGGTGGAGCGGCTTTTGCCCTCGGCCATCAAGCTGCGCGACGTGCTGGCCGCCAAGGCCGAAGTCTGGAAGGACATCGTCAAAATCGGCCGCACCCATCTCCAGGACGCCACGCCGTTGACGCTGGGCCAGGAATTCTCCGGCTACGTGGGACTGTTAAGCGACGCCGTGCGCCGCATCAAGGCGGCCCTTGGCGACGTCTATGCCCTGCCCCTGGGCGGTACGGCCGTGGGCACCGGCGTCAACGCCGCGCCGGGCTTTGCCGAGGCGGCCATCGCCGCCATCGCCACGCTGACCGGCCTGCCGTTTACGCCGGCCGCCAACAAATTCACGGTCCAGGGCAGCCACGATGCGCTTATCCACCTGTCCGGGGCGCTCAAGACCCTGGCGGCGGCGCTTTTCAAGATCGCCAGCGACGTTCGCCTCCTGGCCTGCGGCCCCCGGGCCGGGCTGGCCGAATTGCGCCTGCCGGCCAATGAACCCGGCTCATCGATCATGCCCGGCAAGGTCAACCCCACCCAGTGCGAGGCCCTGACCATGGCCGCGATCCAGGTCATGGCCAACGATCTGGCCGTGACCTTGGGCGGCGCGGGCGGCATTTTGGAGATGAACGTCTACAAGCCGCTTATTATCCACAACGTCATGCAGTCGATCCGGCTGCTGGCCGACGCCATGAACAACTTCCGCCGCTTCGCCGTGGCCGGGCTGGAGCCGGACCGGCGGCGCATCGGCGAGCTTGTGGGCCGCTCGCTCATGCTGGTCACGGCGTTGGCCCCGGTCATCGGCTACGACAAGGCGGCCGAGATCGCCCATCATGCCGAGCAGCATGATCTGACCCTCAAGGAAGCGTCCCTGGACCTCGGCTACGTCACGGCCGAGGAGTTCGACCGGGTGGTGGTCCCGTCGCGCATGACCGGGCCGTACGTGGCGCGGGAGTAGTCCTGCCGTTGGCGGGGAACTCCTCGCCAACGGCAGCCCTTTCCCTTTGTCCATTGCAGGGGTCCGGGGGG
It contains:
- a CDS encoding bifunctional nuclease family protein, translated to MIEMKVFGLALDEESQVPVLILKDLDEKNALPIWIGAMEAMAISLALNDVELPRPMTHDLLLNMIHALDAHVVCVNLTELTEGTYYANVEVEVEGGIRRIDSRPSDAVALALRAKAPILVNEAVIDQVAKESKEASVVEFASDDSEKWTELLEKYDPNDTKYKM
- the miaB gene encoding tRNA (N6-isopentenyl adenosine(37)-C2)-methylthiotransferase MiaB encodes the protein MKFHITTMGCQMNVGDGDWLARSLIAAGFTQAPEAEAECFILFTCSVRDKPEQKVVSEIGRIADRNRHNPNAFIAVGGCTAQQLGTTLWRRFPMVRLVFGTDGIAAAPRALARLAEEPQLRLSLLDFSEAYPERDQSWPDDKLPPKAFVSIMQGCDNYCSYCIVPFVRGRQKSRPLPSVIAECQSLASRGVREVTLLGQNVNSYGLDDAGDGASFAKLLDAVAAVPGIERIRFTTSHPKDLSDEVIERFAALPQLCPALHLPVQSGCDDILRRMGRRYDTAAYLTLVDKLRRACPDIALTSDFIVGFPGETRADFEATLELVRKVGFDSGFSFMYSDRPGTASEKLAPKILPEEKSARLAELQALLDERLAASLAARLGRREVVLIEGESRREGILGVTWRGRDPGGRVVNVALAEGTDHTGRLVAVRIVQAKKHSLVGEAEAEHD
- a CDS encoding radical SAM protein, yielding MDTVADAIADAAIFGADTVIVQAGIVDCFPRISSREDRERLNSLRPELRDVIRKFLRENRDAVLAEAGSVVYTSLETYRDSALQAAMLAQRLGLNIIFLSIVAHSDLEYATPGVMNNVEQYNNALREVCALTECAEYFDLTEFSKDKELLHDDLYHISPQGNARLALLMRNHLVRPASCASTGGQAEGKKLQAFVKARAEVLHVLGGVLAKAGHTARADAAEKAAAQTIIHFPSRRTGNIPTSAFIEITNHCNLNCTMCNTQMSKRMKGFMSPEVFDKVIARLQSVGIYRAALHTVGETLLHPNLGDLLGIARKRNFSVFFSTNGQLTGKLEKILPYYSGLFNSIRFSIDAATPETYALIRKGGKIERVWKSFQLIRDFNVAHGTNFGIVTNYILSDTNIGEIDSFIDHVSEFAPVDSMKFNLPNSLSPDPSFLKEIFSFHSLIYPTGYGCMLPFNTVAITFDGKVSLCCRDYDADLTIGSFLKDNPLGIWRGKQAEAIRQGVLGVGECPGLCAKCHNVSGSEISSMFIHNARALGLRDLGARLWSVLAAMAHDPYDLGGVRKACLNALS
- the fumC gene encoding class II fumarate hydratase, whose protein sequence is MDHRIESDSMGDIAVPADKLWGAQTQRAIEYFTIGEERMPRELIRAYGILKKAAATVNRDQGRLPAELADMIVTACDEIVAHAHDAMFPLRVWVSGSGTQFNMNVNEVVSNRCCQLAGTPLGSKQPVHPNDHVNMAQSTNDNFPSAMYMAAAMGTVERLLPSAIKLRDVLAAKAEVWKDIVKIGRTHLQDATPLTLGQEFSGYVGLLSDAVRRIKAALGDVYALPLGGTAVGTGVNAAPGFAEAAIAAIATLTGLPFTPAANKFTVQGSHDALIHLSGALKTLAAALFKIASDVRLLACGPRAGLAELRLPANEPGSSIMPGKVNPTQCEALTMAAIQVMANDLAVTLGGAGGILEMNVYKPLIIHNVMQSIRLLADAMNNFRRFAVAGLEPDRRRIGELVGRSLMLVTALAPVIGYDKAAEIAHHAEQHDLTLKEASLDLGYVTAEEFDRVVVPSRMTGPYVARE